Part of the Oreochromis aureus strain Israel breed Guangdong linkage group 20, ZZ_aureus, whole genome shotgun sequence genome, AGCAAACAACGTCCTATAGTTTGTCagtaaataaaatgttgaaaaaataaaataaaatgtaattctatTTTCTAGAGTGCAGTggctatttgtctgtctgtagaCCAAATATCCGATTCAgaatcaaatatctgctcaacAGCAGATCTTCTGGGCCGATTGTGAATGGCAAGGCACAATGACAGGGTGCCAAGTGTGTTATAGCAATGAGCTCAGAGCCATTTATGGCCTCCATGACTCTGACATTTAGCAGGATGCTGCAATTTGTCAGCCTCTCAGTCTGACTCACACATCCACAACAGGGGACACTCATAAAACACATTACCATTAGGCCTAATAGTGCTGCATCacataactgtgtgtgtgtgcctctgtgCGTTTGTGCTCTGTAAAATTAACGATCTATGTGTAGTTCCTCTAACTACCATTAAAATGACTGGTGGAAATACACGGtgacaaaaaccaacaaatacATCCTAGTGCTCCGCATGTTCACCTTGATCAATCGAAACTAATTCATGATTGAGTGTATACAGTAACAACAACCCTGGACTGCAGGTTAATTAGCCATTCAGCAAACACTGGAAACATTCATGACTTTTAAAATTACTTCTTAATAGCATTAATTATCTCTGCCAGCTACCTAAACACTGGTTTGATTCTTAGGAAACAGAAAGCATTCGGATGTTTTACATCAGAGTCTTTGAACCACAAAGCACTTCGAGACCTACATCTAGTAACTTACAAAGAGCGGAGGAGGAAGGCTCTCATTGTTTCATTTAATTCTGAAAGTGCATTGATGCTAACCACAGGGCAAGTTGGAGAAGTCGGTAATGGTTTGCCGTTTTTTCACCCATATTTCCCATCTAATACTTTGCCTCACTAAGATGCTTTCAACTTTCCCCATCTCTCTACatttcttgctctctctctctctctctctctcacccccTCTTATCAGTGACGTATAAAAGGCAAGCAATGGCACAGCCATAATGGAGAGAGAACATCTTGATGGCTGCTCTTTCCCCAAAAGAATACCATCAGTAAAAATACAGTGGACAAGTCTACTGAAAAGTGCCCTTTCTCTGCAGTTTCTTATCATCGTGCATAAAGTTTGCAAAGGATATCTTGGAAAGGGTGACTCAGACTTCGAAAGCAGTTATAGATTTCTGGGCCACAAAGTCAAGCAGACATTTCAAGTCAAATCATAATCAAACATTTACTGACACAGGTGCAAATAGACATGTAGACAAACTTGCAAATTCACGGGTACTTGCATTTACGAGTgtgcccttacacacacacacacacacacacacacacacacacacacacacacacacacacacacacacacacacacacacacacacacacacacacacacacacacacacacacacacacacacacacacacagagccctcACAACCAGATAAAAGAGGTGTCTGTTCTGCTCTTACCCGAGCGTTGTCATAGTAACGATGGTGTACCAGAAGGAGGCTGGGATGCTGGTGAATTTGCTGGAGCTTGAACCCTTCTCTGCGTAGAACATGACGGTAGCAAAGATAATTATGGCCATAGtgagggagaagaggaggaagccCAGCTCCGAGGCACAGCTCTTCAGTGTGTAGCCCAGGATGCGAAGGCCCTGCGAGTGACGGGAGAACTTGAAGATACGGAACACGCGGAAAACACGGAGTGTCACGAAAGCACCGCTCACGTCCTCGTTGTCAGTCATCACCAGGCCGATGTAGTATGGTAAGATGGCCACCACATCGATGATGCTCATGACGGATCTCATGAAGCGGTAGCGGCTGGGTGCAGCAAACAAGCGCATCAGGTACTCCACGGTGAAGATCATAACACAGGCCGTGTCCATGCAGAAAAAGGCCACGGTGTAGCGCTCACCGCATGGCACTTCCTTCTGGTTGGGCACTGAGCCACAGGGTACAGTCTCTACCACATTGGTGATGACAGAGACAGCAATGAAGAAACCAGTGACATAATAGAAGACAAGGGCCATGGTTGAAGTGTGAGGGTTTTCAAAAGCCCGCCACATGGTCTCCCTGAAGGTCATATTGGGCAGCTTGGCATCCTTGTTGTCCTCCTGGTCATCCATCAGACGCTCTGCATTCTCCCTCTTCCTGTCCTTGTACTCTTCATAGCAGCAGTCACCGATGATCTCTGGGACAATGCCAAAGAAAGCCAGTTCCTCATCATAGGAAGATATGCACTCGTAGCGTGGATAATGGAGCTTGCCTGTACGGTAGAAGTTGAGCACACTACGGAACACGTCGGGGTCCCGGTCAAAGAAGTATTCTTTGGTCTCCTCATTGTAGAAGAATTCCTTCTCTGAGCTGCCCAGCAGTGTGTCTGGATAGCGGTCCAGAGTGTTCCTCCAGGTCTGGAAACGGCGTCCACTCACATTAAGAACGATGAGCTCATCctgccttttgttcttttcagCAGGTGCTACTGGCATGGGCAAATTGGCCACAGGCATCCAGCCGATGGCTGCTGCCCGGGCAAAGGGAAGCCATGCCGCTACTCCCGCCGCCATGCTGTGTCCGGCTTGGGGCGTAGGGGGGAAGAAGTCGAGCACCTTCACAACCAGCTTGACTTCAGCTCATTTACCAgctaaagagaagaaaaggaggGAGTGTATGAGGATAGGTAGCACATGGGTGCTGTTTTAATCCTCCCAGGCAAGGAGAGTGAGATCAGTAGatgagaaaacaggaaaaaaaggaagaaaatatgAGACATTTGAATCTTAAGAAtgtagggggaaaaaaggacaaaCGGTGAAATAAAAAGATGTGAACATCACAAAACAATGTAGACAAAATAAACAGCATAACTAATTCTAACAAGGCAGGCAAGCGGAGTAACAAAAGATATCttcataaaatgaaaattaaattaaacattgCACTCAGGTGAGAAACCTTTATagaaaatgtatttctatttCATATACTGAGCTTTAATGTGATTACTGACTTGCAATAAGCATCCTCTTTCTCAAGGCTAAATTCCTCAGTCCCCCCTCTGTAGAGGTACTGGTTAAGCAGCAGCCTTCTCTTGACAGTTTACTGCATTTTACAGGTTACAAACTAAAAACGGGCAAAAATAACTGCATCGCAAAACAGCCCAAACTGCTCCATCTTTTTTGAACCGTGGGTTTGGTCGCCTTAAAAGTGATCCAGAATAGTCGGGACCTGTTGAGTTTCAAGTAGAAAACCCCCCCGCAGCAGATGCATCTTTATTTTACTCAAGATCAGTCAAACTACTTTACGATCGCTCAGATCAAATTCACCACGGTATCAATAGCGCTGATGAACCAATCAGTCTTCATGGCTAACCGAAGACGCAATATGTTAAAGCGGAATCATTTCCCGAACTGCCTGAGAACTAAAAAAAAGGACAGAAACCAAACATCGCAGGCCTATATTAGCAGCTTTATGCTGACTGTAGTGGCTGATTAATGTAGAACTCACCGACTCAAAATTCTCCATCCACACAAACACGACCTTCTTCCAGGGCAGTTTAATGGCAAGTCGTAGGTTTTGGTTATTTCTCGGAGCGtgtctggaaaaaaaattaaataaataataataataaaagaaaaataccagGAAAGAAGTTATTCAGCGAAGAGGAGAACCACAGTAGACACACACTACAGCTGATGGGGGAAGCGGAAAAGTACCGGTGACGGACGTACCACAGCTGTTTTCATTCAGTTTCCATTATGCGAGGGAAGAAATGATGAGAGGACTCCGCCGTGAGGACCGTATTACCTTGGCTTTCGGGATGAGTAGTGGGAAGAGGAacgaaggaggaggaggagcgctctttctctcgctctccctctctctctttctgcgcAGGGCGGATTGTGAACCAAAACTGCATTTAAGGGAAGCTGGATCAGGATTTAGAACCATgcgcagaaaataaatatataaacgtCAGACCGCTTTCTTCTCCTTACACGAATGTTATTCATATTGTACAATATGCGTGTGCTCTGCTGAACCAGTGTTATTTCCACACACAGCACCAAAGGCAAGTGCTATCAGCTGAGTTATCCACAGGATATAACTAAGAATCCACAGGAGGCTGGAAAAGAGCGCACTGAATCAACTTTGTCTTTAATTAAAGCACCAGTGGACTATTACTATTTTTCGCACAAACAAGCTGGAAACACCGATACGATGTCACCGTTTAAGTGGAAAACCAGCTGGTAAATAGTTGCCTTATTACGTCACatatagtactgtgcaaaagtcttgagtcacccctcatttcttcacATTTTGCAAGTGAGAAATACGAGTTTGATCGTATTTATTCTTCAACGCACTTCctcgtgtttttgttttttgttttttgaaggacattcaaagctcctctttggatgttggctgcctttggTTTTGTTCCCTGTCAAGGTGATCCCATGCTGCTTCGGTAATATTGAGGTTCAGGTTCTGGTGAGGCCAATCCATGAAtgatagttttttattttagagttttctatccaggtatgcttttactgcattgtcatgctgaaaaatggagCAACTGCCAATCAGGTGCTTTCCAGATGgcattgcatggtggatcaaagtCTGATGGGCCTTTCAGTGTTCATAATCCATCAGTtctgacaagatccccaacatcGCTGGCTGAAAAGGAGCCCTACACTATGACAGACCCTCCGCTGTGTTTGACAGATTACTGTAgccactcactgttgtacctctctcctgacctcttcCGTACATATTGAATTTCAAATTTGAATCCATCACTCtgtaagacctgttgccactgattttcagtcaagttcttgtgtaatttggtcTACCTCAGCTTCTGCATGTTTTCCCCTTCCTAAATAATGGCTTTGTGACAGCTACCCTtgcactgagaccatttctgatgaggtttcagtgaacagtcggtggatcaactgaagggctaGATGCATCTCTCATGTCCCGTGTcgggtctttgctggattttctttcctatttcttaaagacatgactttcagatactgtctATCATCTGCTGTAggtaattaaaaacaaaacaaaaagtatttcttttaaactctacttgtccagtttctttatttttttaaaaatatattttttaaacatttttctgcaaaACCGCTTGTTGTTGCAGAAATACAGTTTTATGTCTATTAAATTGTGTTGTCTTTTGAATTTTTCATAGATTGAGCTTAAGAAATTGATAAAAATATGAGTTTCTAGTAAGCTTCTGGCTCCAAAGACACAATTAAAAAATTgtttgttatgtgtagacacaacacttgTTAAAAGCATGGCAGCTTTTTGTCCCTTAATGATTCATAGCCCAGTGTTAAGAGGCTtaacaaacaagaaaattattatTCTGAAAGCtttcaggtacaaggactggactgaaaatgacaaaacagcCAATGTTAAAACTTTGCAAGACCTCCAAAccaataagaaaaataaaaagaaatgaggggtggcttgAGACTGTTGCACAGTATTGTATTTCTATAATTTATGAAGTAATTCAGAACTGTCAGATGACATTCCTTAGCATCAGCACATTCCTTCTCCTGCCCCATTCTTCTTTTTGAATACGATCTGGACTTCAAATCTGTAAAGTTAGTGTTCTGTGGTCTCAAGACCCAAGTGGAACCCAAGAGGACCTCTACTCTAGACCCCAACTGGATCCCACACACATCTAGTAACATACCTCAACAAAATACTTCACAGCAATAATGCAGATATTTTGAAGTCAGCAGAGATGGCAATGTTTATTAATTTAATCATAAacctaaaaaataaaaggacATAAGAAAATATTTGGCTACAATTTTAAACCTACAAGCTTTGAGCTACTGTGCCGTATACCTCGGCCCTTTTCTGTTTGCATTCTTTTCTGTGGGTCTGAGTGTCTACAGACTCTGGCAATCATCTCTACATGTAACTTTACTCATGAAAGCAAAGACAAACAAAGGGGCTCCAGTGGAAAAGCTCTCAGAGCAATCAATGTCTGCCCTGAAAACAAGTAGGTGCAGGATATACAAAAAGATTATTTCTCAGGACAACTCACTGTATCCCCTGCTGTTGACAGCAAACAATAGTGAGAACCAAAACTGCATTAGTTAGTGGATATTTTATGCACCTTATTCCTTCAAGCAGATAGCAGTGTCTTCTCTTCTGGGTTTGTTGTTATTCTGACTGACGTATATGAGTCGGAATCTACTTTgactttttaatcatttcaggAACCATGTCAGCCACGTAACTAGGCTGTAGCACATAGTATAAACTGATGTCAAAACTGTGTTATGTTTATCTAGGTTCAGAGTCCGTGTGTCATTGTATGTGTACCTACATTAGTTAATGCTTTGCTGAGCATATGCATTCCCAACTGTGTCAACAGAAATATTGTTTGGATACACAGGGCTTCGGATATTAGTGGAGGCAGGAGCTCACACACAGATTGGAAAACACTTGGTATCTTGTTACAGTCATGGATGTACAGCATGTAAGcaaagtatgaaaaaaaaatacattacatcatgttatttaccataaagtcaCCCTGTGAGTTCCATAGACCCTTGTTCGAAAATGATAAATTGCTGATGATTAATATTTAGACGTACAGCTGCACACCCACACACGCAAGCACACACTTGTTTATACCTTTCTGCCCTTGTATAGCTATCTTTAGAAGCACCTTTTGTTGGCTCAATTAAGTCCCTGACCGTAAACTGCCCCCTTGGTAAAATAACAGAATAGCCAAAATGACCTCACCTTGTGAAAAGTATCCCCACTCCTTAAACTGAAGCTAGCTCTCAGAAGAAGACAAGTTCAAGAAAATGcacacaggctcacacacacacacacacacacacacacacacacacacacacacacacacacacacacacacacacacacacacatcagtgcTCAAACAGCTAAACACACATACTGCAAGGAGGCTGGCCTTTTCAACCAATGAGTCTGAGAGCGATTCCAATAATTCAAATGTCACTGAATAACAAGGTGGGTTGAATTTCATGGTCAACTGCCCTCTGTAATTATCTGAAGACACTACACGGACATTAAAATTCTAAATCCTCTCTTCCCTGCAAGGCTTCAACAAACAAACTAGCTGTGTTTTAGTGGCAAACCTTTGTGGGTTATGAGAGTAAACAGGTTTGTTTAGTAGCAGAAGAAAGGATGCTATCACTCCAAAATCATCCAAGTCTATGAGAAATTACTattcaaccaaccaaccaacagaTCAGTCACCTAGATGACCTTGGAAAAGTTATGAAGAGTAACTATATAAAGTTTTGTTTCCCTTAAGTAGATCACTGGTAAAACATTGATTTGACATTTTGGAAAATaacattattttctttcttggaGATAGATATATGGATTTAGATGGTTTAAATTATTAATAGatactgaactttaaaatttGCTGGAAGGGAGCCTTTTCCATTTCccccattttttctttttgcttgctTGCTTTTAGCTTTCTCATttaagaaaatatataaaaataattgattATGATATGCAGTCATCTAGGCTACATAAACAATCAACAATAATTTATTGAGGAATAGAAGCATTTGCATTTACCATTTTATCACTTGCACACTGAATAAGCAGCATACAGACATAGGGCATATGTCATTTTATGTCTGCTATAAACCTTCCACATGTGGATTGGTATCATAACCTCCTTAGTGAAAGACAGTACTTAATGGGTCTTTGGTGACCcctccc contains:
- the kcnd3 gene encoding potassium voltage-gated channel subfamily D member 3 isoform X1; the encoded protein is MAAGVAAWLPFARAAAIGWMPVANLPMPVAPAEKNKRQDELIVLNVSGRRFQTWRNTLDRYPDTLLGSSEKEFFYNEETKEYFFDRDPDVFRSVLNFYRTGKLHYPRYECISSYDEELAFFGIVPEIIGDCCYEEYKDRKRENAERLMDDQEDNKDAKLPNMTFRETMWRAFENPHTSTMALVFYYVTGFFIAVSVITNVVETVPCGSVPNQKEVPCGERYTVAFFCMDTACVMIFTVEYLMRLFAAPSRYRFMRSVMSIIDVVAILPYYIGLVMTDNEDVSGAFVTLRVFRVFRIFKFSRHSQGLRILGYTLKSCASELGFLLFSLTMAIIIFATVMFYAEKGSSSSKFTSIPASFWYTIVTMTTLGYGDMVPKTIAGKIFGSICSLSGVLVIALPVPVIVSNFSRIYHQNQRADKRRAQKVQKARLARIRISKTGSSSAFLHSKRNGLFNEALELTQLPYKMNLSNQGSTEDEKRLSKSTSLLESQHHHLLHCLEKTTNHEFVDEQYYQQSYLEGGLQNYPSRSPSLSSQDGVTGTCCTRRTKKHHTPLPNASAPAHMQPLTHTHTHPQGLQELSTIHIQPLSTSRSSLNMRVDEPAPLNCQSSQITTAIISIPTPPVTTPEGDAHLPAGPTHQNVVKVSAL
- the kcnd3 gene encoding potassium voltage-gated channel subfamily D member 3 isoform X2; this encodes MAAGVAAWLPFARAAAIGWMPVANLPMPVAPAEKNKRQDELIVLNVSGRRFQTWRNTLDRYPDTLLGSSEKEFFYNEETKEYFFDRDPDVFRSVLNFYRTGKLHYPRYECISSYDEELAFFGIVPEIIGDCCYEEYKDRKRENAERLMDDQEDNKDAKLPNMTFRETMWRAFENPHTSTMALVFYYVTGFFIAVSVITNVVETVPCGSVPNQKEVPCGERYTVAFFCMDTACVMIFTVEYLMRLFAAPSRYRFMRSVMSIIDVVAILPYYIGLVMTDNEDVSGAFVTLRVFRVFRIFKFSRHSQGLRILGYTLKSCASELGFLLFSLTMAIIIFATVMFYAEKGSSSSKFTSIPASFWYTIVTMTTLGYGDMVPKTIAGKIFGSICSLSGVLVIALPVPVIVSNFSRIYHQNQRADKRRAQKVQKARLARIRISKTGSSSAFLHSKRNGLFNEALELTGSTEDEKRLSKSTSLLESQHHHLLHCLEKTTNHEFVDEQYYQQSYLEGGLQNYPSRSPSLSSQDGVTGTCCTRRTKKHHTPLPNASAPAHMQPLTHTHTHPQGLQELSTIHIQPLSTSRSSLNMRVDEPAPLNCQSSQITTAIISIPTPPVTTPEGDAHLPAGPTHQNVVKVSAL